The following proteins are encoded in a genomic region of Phycisphaerae bacterium:
- a CDS encoding PEP-CTERM sorting domain-containing protein — MKKCLGVLMLCIFLLTLGSTASASTRTWIATSPGDWSVAANWNGTLTTADTARIITGDVTLDSSQTVSVVQMGNTSGPASNCTLNINSGADLTVACVATTTEVFGLARYYGSGSAVTVNHSAGTVKVSNTAGTGELRFITGSSVTGATVNYNLSGTGVIDTEIFSRGVKLVGTINFNATSGTALIVRNKINKFGKISEGGGFNQSQAKLEIGAVDTIAAITVGDGSNSMDYTVGTGGTLAIDIASASSYDTVLQYGDICNTAGATLSIDLLGGYTPELGSFFDIWKLNDLSKMGSGIFAVVPAGFSVAWVDTGSTVEGVTTSDLDGITDTLRVTVIPEPTTIALLGLGLLAVRRNKK, encoded by the coding sequence ATGAAAAAATGTTTAGGTGTATTAATGTTATGTATTTTTTTGCTTACGCTTGGCTCGACAGCCAGTGCATCGACCAGAACATGGATTGCTACCAGTCCCGGCGACTGGAGCGTAGCGGCTAACTGGAATGGAACGCTTACTACTGCGGATACTGCGAGGATTATCACCGGCGATGTGACACTTGATTCAAGTCAGACTGTTTCCGTCGTTCAAATGGGCAATACTTCCGGTCCTGCGTCGAATTGTACGTTGAATATCAACTCGGGTGCCGATCTGACTGTCGCATGTGTTGCCACTACCACTGAGGTTTTTGGACTCGCAAGGTATTATGGCAGCGGTTCAGCAGTGACCGTTAACCACAGTGCCGGTACTGTAAAGGTCTCTAATACAGCAGGCACCGGTGAATTACGTTTTATTACGGGCAGCAGCGTGACAGGTGCTACGGTAAATTACAATCTGTCCGGTACAGGTGTCATTGATACGGAGATATTCAGCAGGGGTGTTAAACTCGTCGGTACTATCAATTTCAATGCCACTAGCGGAACGGCGTTGATTGTCCGGAACAAAATCAACAAGTTTGGGAAAATTTCCGAAGGCGGCGGCTTTAATCAGAGTCAGGCCAAATTGGAAATAGGCGCTGTTGATACTATCGCCGCGATAACAGTAGGTGATGGCTCCAATTCTATGGATTATACCGTTGGTACAGGCGGAACGCTGGCAATCGATATTGCTTCGGCAAGCTCGTACGATACGGTTCTTCAGTACGGAGACATTTGCAATACAGCAGGAGCAACCTTGAGCATTGACCTGCTTGGCGGCTATACGCCGGAATTGGGAAGCTTCTTTGATATATGGAAACTCAACGACCTGTCCAAAATGGGCAGCGGCATATTTGCTGTTGTTCCAGCGGGCTTCAGCGTTGCCTGGGTTGATACCGGCAGTACTGTAGAAGGTGTAACGACTTCTGATCTTGATGGGATAACGGATACTCTCCGTGTAACTGTAATCCCGGAACCGACAACAATCGCGTTACTTGGCCTCGGCTTACTTGCTGTAAGACGTAACAAGAAGTAG
- a CDS encoding LamG-like jellyroll fold domain-containing protein produces the protein MMMKKLIYSVIVLLLAQCGYGAALFDNFESYLLEDIFGNPVSIRPAEEATGMIWNDSLSGVDITYVQISVDPFSSSNQTIRGCTYRDDHKFFSLTDPGAGPRPKAAHAVLPTDLQIGPSDKKTVFFRVYRQTNRMGLGYVGLAEDSYQPSGNDVNMYAPFWPAEPNYCANFCVPLRIWSHTSSYPEITVSYGEDSKAWIKDHRLTDVRPADPNIRLPKDTWFNVWMIIDNATEKVDIYIKSASGPADNSNLLVAGADFLNPVTEANGLTKFVVASPFGSTSGEIKPWIYVDDIYVFDGNMLVNPKEAIAPYNPTPAYGAKDQPLSITFKWDTAIEIEPNGTSRTEPNVTGHYIYYAANSTNYGPYFVDATDGNPEPNASYGPVSFNYDDVVTWHVEEQIDGSSAGAGKNIVGPIWSFDVFKNIPTIVRGPWDKAANVGDSVVFTVDACDPAGATTLQYQWFQGISGDTSNPVTSQATSPDYTTDPIIVSDFNSYYWCQVTSRAALNSSAAQLVEKKILAKWTLDAIGTPINAIDVTGNGYGGTITAGTGNIADVTVVPGKIINAYDFNEGKYVVIDKKMARPNLFTVTAWIKIRNLNYGDSTVFGWNIPSGSSSNRASLYVESAAGATYPIGVVRFSQYIPTAIDVSQGPNGNVRVDDGNWHFVAATFDNGWTSIYVDGVIDVNSSITNYNDWPADTNMCIGTSLIKDANSRFDGAIDDVRLYSYPLDKSEIAAIYLETEPFVCTASKAADLNGDCDINFKDFAIFAQNWLVTVDYLDLSVLTQEWLDCKRYATTDPPCPGLVLP, from the coding sequence ATGATGATGAAGAAATTAATATATTCAGTTATTGTCCTGCTTTTAGCTCAGTGCGGCTATGGCGCAGCTCTCTTTGATAATTTTGAATCCTATTTGCTCGAAGATATATTTGGAAACCCCGTATCTATCCGTCCCGCTGAGGAAGCTACCGGGATGATATGGAATGATTCTTTAAGCGGCGTCGATATTACTTACGTTCAAATTTCTGTTGATCCTTTCAGTTCATCAAATCAGACCATTAGAGGGTGTACCTACCGGGACGATCACAAATTCTTTTCCCTGACTGACCCCGGTGCAGGGCCGAGACCTAAAGCTGCTCATGCAGTTCTGCCGACAGACCTGCAAATCGGCCCAAGTGATAAAAAAACGGTTTTTTTCCGTGTCTATCGTCAGACGAACCGAATGGGACTGGGGTATGTAGGTTTGGCGGAGGATAGTTATCAGCCTTCCGGAAATGACGTTAACATGTATGCCCCGTTTTGGCCGGCGGAACCAAATTATTGTGCTAATTTTTGTGTACCATTGAGAATATGGTCGCATACTTCTTCATATCCTGAAATAACTGTTTCTTATGGTGAAGATAGTAAGGCGTGGATCAAGGATCACAGGCTTACCGACGTTCGGCCCGCTGACCCTAATATCCGTCTGCCTAAAGACACATGGTTTAATGTCTGGATGATAATCGACAATGCGACGGAAAAAGTTGATATATATATAAAATCAGCTTCAGGCCCCGCAGATAACAGCAATTTACTCGTGGCAGGTGCTGATTTTCTGAATCCGGTGACAGAGGCCAACGGATTAACAAAATTTGTGGTGGCATCTCCATTTGGAAGTACATCAGGCGAAATCAAACCCTGGATTTATGTCGATGACATCTATGTCTTTGACGGCAATATGCTTGTCAATCCGAAAGAGGCGATAGCTCCTTATAATCCAACTCCGGCTTATGGCGCAAAGGACCAGCCTTTGAGCATTACATTTAAATGGGATACAGCTATTGAGATTGAGCCCAATGGAACTTCGCGTACAGAACCCAATGTTACGGGACACTATATTTATTACGCGGCCAATTCGACAAATTATGGTCCTTATTTTGTCGATGCAACGGATGGTAATCCGGAGCCAAATGCAAGTTATGGGCCGGTTTCATTTAATTATGACGATGTTGTAACATGGCATGTAGAAGAACAGATAGACGGCAGCAGTGCAGGGGCCGGGAAAAATATTGTGGGGCCGATATGGTCGTTTGATGTATTCAAGAACATCCCGACAATTGTTCGCGGACCCTGGGATAAGGCAGCAAATGTAGGCGATTCTGTGGTCTTTACTGTAGATGCCTGTGATCCTGCCGGAGCGACTACTTTGCAATATCAGTGGTTCCAGGGGATTTCAGGTGACACGAGCAATCCGGTTACTTCGCAAGCCACCAGTCCCGATTATACTACTGACCCAATAATTGTCAGTGATTTTAACAGTTACTACTGGTGTCAGGTTACCAGCCGGGCGGCTTTGAATTCAAGTGCGGCTCAGTTGGTTGAAAAGAAAATTTTGGCGAAGTGGACTCTGGATGCGATTGGAACTCCGATAAACGCAATAGATGTTACCGGCAATGGTTATGGCGGTACAATTACCGCGGGAACCGGAAACATTGCTGACGTTACTGTTGTACCCGGTAAAATCATCAATGCGTATGATTTTAACGAAGGTAAATATGTTGTAATAGACAAGAAAATGGCTCGTCCGAATCTGTTTACGGTTACAGCGTGGATAAAGATACGCAATTTGAATTATGGAGACAGTACTGTCTTCGGATGGAATATACCTTCAGGGTCGTCTTCGAATCGAGCTTCGTTGTATGTTGAAAGCGCAGCCGGTGCTACTTACCCAATAGGCGTAGTCAGGTTCAGCCAGTATATTCCCACGGCAATAGATGTCTCTCAGGGGCCTAACGGCAATGTTCGTGTTGATGACGGTAATTGGCATTTTGTTGCGGCAACGTTTGATAACGGCTGGACATCTATATATGTAGATGGTGTAATTGATGTCAATTCGAGCATTACAAATTATAATGACTGGCCGGCAGATACAAACATGTGCATCGGAACAAGTCTTATCAAAGACGCCAATAGTCGTTTCGATGGAGCCATTGATGATGTACGGCTGTACAGTTATCCGCTGGACAAAAGCGAAATAGCCGCGATCTACCTCGAAACAGAACCTTTTGTTTGTACGGCAAGTAAAGCGGCAGATTTAAATGGCGACTGTGATATCAATTTTAAGGATTTTGCGATATTTGCTCAGAACTGGTTGGTTACGGTCGATTATCTTGATTTGTCAGTGCTTACTCAGGAATGGCTGGACTGTAAGCGTTATGCTACTACTGATCCTCCATGTCCAGGTCTGGTACTTCCTTAG
- a CDS encoding glycoside hydrolase family 88 protein, whose product MTLRQNRFDAFLWLVVLQVLTCAINVYSKIPDDVKDVSTLPRVFYLNGAWLAENKVQIQKGDKTLLPAYKQLLVEADESLKTGPFSVMDKTSIPPSGDKHDYMSQGKYWWPNPKTADGLPYVRKDGYVNHESGTGAYDYNRLSSMRNSVETLALAYYFSDEEKYAEHAADLLRIWFIDPNTRMNPNLNFGQGIPGRVKGRGIGIIDTARLISIIDSIGLLESSRHWSRNDQSAMQAWMEEYLNWLRSSPNGRDEASARNNHGTWYDAQVVCFALFVDKPSIAEEVLAKTTKSRIDSQIKPDGRQPYELERTKSLGYSQMNLRGFFTLARLGEHVSVDLWNYRSAKGASLRKALDFLAGYINNPSSWPYKQIKNVDSESIFDLLKWAQIKYDEKIYGQWIEKLPKDNIITKRENLFFMANKKVQLPDVMQPKQIKAVLTAVADWQLNHPDNREKHKDTGWVHAVMFTGMTAWSSISDDVKCQNFLKEVGRKNQWQLGPRIYNADDHCIGQVYLELYGKDKNPGMIAPLRERFDYILANPCKSQLVFNQENIKDRWWWCDSLFMAPPVWTRLSAVTGDSRYIDFMNAEFRLTTDYLYDKQEHLYYRDSRYFTRRENNGKKIFWGRGNGWVIAGLARILQYMPADFPDRQIYVKIYKEMADKIASIQLSDGMWRASLLDPNSYPMPEASCSSLFCYAIAWGINQGILDKQKYPPVVAKAWDGLVKCVHPDGKLGSVQPIGFDPKEVTSDTTDLYGVGAFLLAGTEVYKLSR is encoded by the coding sequence ATGACTTTACGTCAAAATAGATTTGATGCGTTTTTATGGCTGGTTGTATTGCAGGTGTTAACCTGTGCTATTAATGTTTACAGTAAAATCCCTGACGATGTAAAAGATGTATCAACTTTGCCGCGTGTGTTTTATCTGAATGGCGCATGGCTGGCGGAAAATAAAGTCCAAATCCAAAAAGGGGATAAAACATTACTGCCGGCCTATAAGCAGCTTCTCGTCGAAGCCGATGAATCCCTGAAAACAGGTCCTTTTTCGGTCATGGACAAAACATCAATACCGCCGAGCGGCGACAAACACGATTATATGAGCCAGGGTAAATACTGGTGGCCCAATCCTAAGACTGCCGATGGCCTGCCGTATGTCCGGAAAGACGGCTATGTCAATCATGAGAGTGGAACTGGAGCATACGATTATAATAGATTAAGCAGTATGAGGAATTCTGTGGAAACACTGGCGCTGGCTTATTATTTCAGTGATGAAGAAAAATACGCCGAACACGCCGCCGATCTTTTACGGATATGGTTTATCGATCCGAATACTCGAATGAATCCCAATTTAAATTTTGGGCAGGGAATTCCGGGTCGGGTCAAAGGCCGCGGAATCGGGATTATCGATACGGCGAGGTTGATTTCTATTATCGATTCCATTGGCTTACTGGAGTCAAGCCGTCACTGGAGCAGGAACGATCAGTCGGCCATGCAGGCATGGATGGAAGAATATCTGAACTGGCTCCGCAGCAGTCCGAATGGACGGGATGAAGCCTCTGCACGCAATAATCATGGTACCTGGTACGATGCGCAAGTAGTATGTTTCGCACTGTTTGTTGATAAACCTTCCATTGCAGAAGAGGTGCTTGCCAAAACAACAAAATCACGGATTGACTCTCAAATCAAACCTGATGGCCGTCAGCCATACGAACTTGAAAGAACAAAATCATTGGGCTATAGTCAGATGAATTTGAGGGGATTCTTCACGCTGGCACGGCTCGGAGAACATGTTTCTGTCGATTTGTGGAATTACCGGAGTGCAAAAGGGGCGAGTTTACGAAAGGCACTGGATTTTCTGGCAGGATATATAAATAATCCCTCGTCATGGCCGTATAAGCAGATTAAGAATGTCGACAGTGAATCGATTTTTGATCTTTTGAAGTGGGCGCAAATCAAATACGATGAAAAGATTTACGGACAATGGATTGAAAAACTGCCGAAAGATAATATTATTACCAAACGTGAGAATTTATTCTTTATGGCAAATAAAAAAGTTCAACTCCCTGATGTTATGCAGCCAAAACAGATTAAGGCCGTTTTAACTGCTGTTGCTGACTGGCAATTGAATCATCCCGACAATAGAGAAAAACACAAAGATACAGGCTGGGTGCATGCAGTAATGTTTACAGGGATGACCGCATGGAGCTCAATAAGCGATGATGTGAAATGTCAAAATTTTCTGAAGGAGGTCGGCCGGAAAAATCAGTGGCAGTTGGGGCCGCGCATATATAATGCGGATGATCATTGTATCGGGCAGGTGTATCTCGAATTGTACGGCAAAGATAAAAATCCCGGGATGATAGCCCCTTTGCGTGAAAGATTCGATTATATCCTCGCAAATCCCTGCAAGAGTCAGCTTGTTTTTAACCAGGAGAACATAAAGGATCGATGGTGGTGGTGTGATTCTTTATTTATGGCGCCCCCGGTCTGGACAAGACTTTCGGCAGTCACCGGCGACAGCAGATATATCGATTTTATGAATGCAGAGTTCAGGTTAACTACAGATTATTTATATGACAAACAAGAACATCTTTATTACCGTGACAGCCGTTATTTTACAAGGCGCGAAAATAACGGTAAGAAGATATTCTGGGGACGCGGCAATGGCTGGGTCATAGCGGGTCTGGCAAGGATATTGCAATATATGCCGGCCGATTTCCCCGACCGTCAAATATATGTAAAGATATATAAGGAAATGGCTGACAAAATTGCCTCGATTCAATTATCTGACGGTATGTGGCGGGCAAGTCTGCTCGATCCGAATTCTTACCCGATGCCTGAAGCAAGCTGCAGCAGTCTTTTTTGCTATGCAATAGCGTGGGGAATTAATCAGGGCATTCTCGATAAGCAAAAGTACCCGCCTGTGGTTGCAAAAGCCTGGGATGGGCTGGTAAAATGTGTTCATCCGGACGGAAAATTAGGCAGCGTGCAGCCTATAGGCTTCGATCCTAAAGAAGTTACCAGTGATACGACAGACCTTTACGGCGTGGGTGCGTTTTTGCTTGCCGGAACAGAAGTATATAAGTTATCACGATAG
- a CDS encoding glycoside hydrolase family 99-like domain-containing protein, producing MKKRTTLMVLVFAMTICCCNSFGIASTKKLMAHYMPWYQSLPVSGFWGWHWTMNHYSPPTTYASHYHPLFGPYDSSDPHVLASQALLMKFAGIDGMIADWYGIADFWDYGLIRDATNAFVPYIKAAGLEFSICYEDATVGNMLNNGYFVPATRAMAVAHGQQVMQWLQTNYFTDSSYLKIDDRPVLLCFGPQFFTDAEWTTLFSVLNPKPHFFPLKYHFISYPTRTGEFDWPSPQSGTTPSSPTSSTSIINNLNSFYSRAGTYHWEHYLAGAFPRFHDIYAEAGVGSSYGYIDDQYAAFGSTYSYTLERGLQSSADIVQLETWNDYGEGTIIEPTEEDGYIYLEITQQMRKQYIDADFSYTAADLRLPVRLYTSRKANLSNPTVMAQLATAENYLFADNLSGAEKILDQVECTTPFAGDLDGDCTVNIDDLRVLALAWLQNEPSADIAPTGGDGIVNFMDFAVLADNWLTSAP from the coding sequence ATGAAAAAGAGAACGACTCTGATGGTGTTGGTATTTGCGATGACCATCTGTTGTTGTAACTCTTTTGGAATCGCCAGTACCAAAAAACTAATGGCTCATTATATGCCATGGTATCAGTCCCTGCCTGTCAGCGGATTCTGGGGCTGGCATTGGACGATGAACCACTATAGTCCGCCGACTACATACGCATCGCATTACCATCCGCTCTTTGGGCCGTACGACTCCAGCGACCCGCACGTATTGGCATCACAGGCGCTTTTGATGAAGTTTGCGGGTATAGATGGTATGATTGCCGACTGGTATGGTATTGCGGATTTTTGGGATTACGGCCTTATAAGGGACGCTACGAATGCCTTTGTCCCGTACATAAAAGCGGCCGGCCTTGAATTTTCCATCTGCTATGAAGATGCGACTGTGGGGAATATGCTCAATAATGGTTACTTCGTTCCCGCCACCAGAGCTATGGCTGTTGCACACGGTCAGCAGGTAATGCAGTGGTTACAAACAAATTATTTTACCGACTCGTCATATTTGAAAATAGATGACAGGCCGGTATTGCTTTGCTTTGGGCCTCAATTTTTCACCGATGCGGAATGGACAACATTATTTAGCGTCTTGAATCCGAAGCCGCACTTCTTTCCTTTAAAATATCATTTTATATCCTACCCCACAAGAACCGGAGAATTTGACTGGCCCAGTCCACAATCAGGTACGACGCCTTCATCGCCGACATCTTCAACAAGTATAATCAATAATCTCAACTCTTTTTACAGCAGGGCCGGTACTTATCATTGGGAGCATTATCTGGCGGGAGCTTTTCCGAGATTTCACGATATTTATGCGGAAGCCGGAGTGGGTTCATCTTATGGTTATATCGATGACCAGTATGCAGCATTCGGCTCTACCTATTCTTATACGCTCGAAAGGGGATTGCAGAGCAGCGCGGATATCGTCCAGCTTGAAACATGGAACGACTACGGCGAAGGGACAATCATCGAGCCGACAGAAGAGGATGGCTATATATATCTGGAAATAACTCAGCAAATGCGTAAGCAGTATATCGATGCTGATTTCTCCTACACGGCTGCGGACTTAAGGCTGCCTGTACGGCTTTACACGTCAAGAAAGGCAAATCTGAGCAATCCCACTGTAATGGCTCAACTGGCAACAGCAGAAAATTATTTATTTGCCGATAATCTAAGTGGTGCGGAAAAAATTCTTGACCAAGTCGAGTGCACAACACCTTTTGCAGGCGACCTGGACGGCGATTGCACGGTGAACATCGACGATCTTCGCGTCTTGGCATTAGCCTGGCTGCAAAACGAACCATCAGCAGATATTGCCCCGACTGGCGGGGACGGCATCGTTAACTTTATGGACTTTGCTGTTTTAGCGGATAACTGGCTCACCAGTGCACCTTGA
- a CDS encoding LacI family DNA-binding transcriptional regulator, with protein MRRNVVNLYDVAKAAGVSKSTASLVLNNKIGNGFSVTDEVRDRILDVSRKLGYRPNLIAQSLSKLNREMIHILGGSHALHDFGDIYQTAVNKIVSMIDAGFEDYNITVDMSLHHENKSELPPWHVSAAVILARCNPATVEDLERTNIPYIVINGPAGKLGSQVLPDDVNGMKLAIKYFVELGHKRIAYAGPECVAVDYWWAESNVVPIPAFLKGHSSVYDRHQTYLEQMKAYGLTPMSGHERLPSTEKTDKNLNDSEEKAYKDLHNSAVRYIKKTVLQDKATAIIVYGHMEALNLLQIAQALNISVPEQLSIICFCDKHACNIMSPSMSFIDLMSEEMGQAAAELLIRQLEHSELISPQIIKLPERLIVRGTTSKPPND; from the coding sequence ATGCGTCGTAATGTAGTAAATTTGTATGATGTCGCCAAAGCAGCCGGCGTAAGCAAATCAACGGCCAGCCTCGTGCTGAATAATAAGATCGGCAATGGTTTTAGTGTAACCGATGAAGTTAGAGACCGTATTTTGGATGTTTCACGGAAACTCGGTTATCGCCCGAATCTGATTGCGCAGAGTTTGTCCAAGCTGAACAGGGAAATGATTCATATTTTAGGCGGCAGTCACGCATTGCACGATTTCGGCGATATTTATCAAACCGCGGTCAACAAAATCGTATCGATGATTGATGCCGGTTTTGAAGATTATAATATTACCGTCGATATGTCTCTCCACCACGAAAATAAAAGCGAGCTCCCACCCTGGCATGTCAGCGCTGCTGTAATTCTCGCTCGCTGCAATCCGGCGACTGTTGAGGATTTGGAGCGAACAAACATTCCTTACATTGTCATTAACGGTCCTGCCGGAAAATTGGGTTCTCAGGTTCTGCCGGATGATGTCAATGGCATGAAATTAGCCATTAAATATTTTGTTGAGCTCGGACATAAAAGAATAGCTTATGCCGGTCCGGAATGCGTTGCCGTGGATTATTGGTGGGCCGAAAGTAATGTCGTGCCTATTCCTGCGTTTTTGAAAGGACACAGCAGCGTATACGACAGGCATCAGACATATTTAGAGCAAATGAAGGCTTACGGATTAACACCTATGTCCGGCCATGAAAGACTGCCCTCGACAGAAAAAACTGATAAAAATTTGAATGATTCCGAAGAAAAAGCTTATAAAGATTTACATAATTCCGCCGTAAGATACATAAAGAAAACTGTTTTACAGGACAAGGCAACCGCTATCATAGTTTACGGTCATATGGAGGCTCTTAATCTTCTGCAGATTGCTCAGGCCTTGAATATTTCTGTCCCGGAACAACTAAGCATTATATGTTTTTGCGACAAGCATGCCTGTAATATTATGAGCCCAAGTATGAGCTTTATCGATTTGATGTCTGAGGAAATGGGCCAGGCTGCCGCGGAATTATTAATAAGGCAATTGGAACATTCTGAACTAATATCGCCTCAAATAATTAAGTTGCCCGAACGGCTTATTGTAAGAGGCACCACATCTAAACCGCCTAACGACTAA
- a CDS encoding type II secretion system protein, with product MNRKKGFTLVELLVVISIIALLLSVMLPALRSAREKAKQIVCASQQKQCGSGFFLYAQSNDDKLPPSRFMSGQFTTSNLPYWSYFAFEIDLDKKSDPTLRFPDYLKDYPATSSKPAYGNSWGYGSLFYTGIIKEPKTFYCPSAPSDRYRFSSYAPPGHPWPWSFNDPTDTDAQEKQVRVGYNYIPQAKIEKDADGFPAIAKNLTKLDNTKIIGTDALITLGNLAHKLGSRKGVNMLFGDGSVDFRNNSIAFDSGLWTPKSYPDLNHYRLTFRSVIQALEGDDRNARRILKLP from the coding sequence ATGAATAGAAAAAAGGGATTTACATTAGTTGAATTATTAGTGGTAATCTCGATTATTGCGCTGTTGCTGTCGGTTATGCTGCCTGCTTTGCGTTCTGCAAGAGAAAAGGCGAAACAGATAGTGTGTGCATCTCAACAAAAGCAATGTGGTTCAGGTTTTTTCTTATATGCACAATCAAATGATGATAAACTTCCGCCATCTCGATTTATGAGCGGACAATTTACAACCTCTAACCTGCCGTATTGGTCTTATTTTGCCTTCGAGATAGACCTCGACAAAAAGAGTGATCCGACACTTAGATTTCCCGATTATCTGAAAGATTATCCCGCTACTTCGTCTAAGCCGGCCTATGGCAATTCGTGGGGATATGGCAGCCTGTTTTATACGGGTATCATTAAAGAACCTAAAACCTTTTACTGTCCGAGTGCCCCTTCAGACCGTTATCGATTTTCTTCGTATGCCCCTCCGGGTCATCCCTGGCCATGGAGTTTTAATGACCCGACAGATACAGATGCACAGGAAAAACAAGTAAGAGTCGGTTACAACTATATTCCTCAGGCAAAAATCGAAAAAGATGCTGATGGTTTTCCTGCAATAGCTAAAAATCTGACAAAACTTGACAATACAAAAATAATAGGCACCGATGCTCTTATAACATTGGGTAATTTAGCGCATAAATTGGGCAGTCGTAAAGGCGTCAATATGCTTTTTGGAGATGGAAGTGTTGATTTTCGTAATAATTCAATAGCATTTGATTCCGGTTTATGGACTCCAAAAAGTTATCCGGATCTTAACCACTATAGATTGACCTTTCGTTCCGTCATACAGGCACTTGAAGGGGATGATCGTAATGCGAGACGGATTTTGAAATTGCCATAA
- a CDS encoding HAD hydrolase-like protein yields MTDYAKPLKELKPTKKYLVAIDSDGCAFDAMGIKQRECFCPWMISCFGLQPVAEAARECKEFADLFSKTRGANRHKTIVRILTELLPSHPKVKESGFDVPKFEYYCKWVNNPESLLSNHGLEQAIAKSGNPQEKAELEIALDWSKRVNQAVADIVKNIAPFKYVRESLEKASANADIIICSATPTEALEREWAEHGIDKYVKVIAGQEMGSKAEHLEIVSNGKYDKDKVLMAGDAIGDMNAAKQNNVLYYPINPGNEVASWKRFHDEAFDKFISGQYAGSYEKKLIEEFDSCLPENPPWRK; encoded by the coding sequence GTGACTGACTATGCAAAACCTCTGAAGGAGTTAAAGCCGACAAAGAAATATCTTGTAGCGATAGACTCTGACGGTTGTGCATTTGACGCGATGGGCATAAAGCAGAGAGAATGTTTCTGCCCGTGGATGATAAGCTGTTTTGGATTGCAGCCGGTTGCAGAAGCTGCCAGAGAATGTAAAGAGTTTGCCGATTTGTTCAGCAAGACTCGCGGTGCAAACAGGCATAAAACTATTGTCAGAATTTTAACCGAACTTTTGCCTTCGCATCCGAAAGTAAAAGAGAGTGGTTTTGATGTGCCGAAGTTTGAGTATTACTGTAAATGGGTCAATAATCCCGAAAGTCTTTTGAGTAATCACGGTCTTGAACAGGCAATTGCGAAATCCGGCAATCCGCAGGAAAAAGCTGAGCTTGAAATTGCTCTCGACTGGAGCAAAAGGGTTAATCAGGCAGTTGCTGATATCGTAAAAAATATTGCACCGTTCAAATATGTCCGCGAAAGCCTGGAGAAAGCTTCAGCAAATGCAGATATTATTATTTGTTCAGCCACGCCGACAGAGGCTCTTGAAAGAGAATGGGCCGAACACGGCATAGACAAGTATGTGAAAGTGATAGCAGGGCAGGAGATGGGTTCCAAGGCGGAGCATCTTGAAATCGTCAGCAACGGCAAATATGACAAGGATAAAGTCCTGATGGCGGGGGATGCTATTGGGGATATGAATGCTGCGAAGCAAAATAATGTTTTGTATTATCCGATAAATCCCGGCAATGAAGTTGCGAGCTGGAAGAGGTTTCACGATGAAGCATTTGATAAATTTATCAGCGGCCAATATGCAGGCTCTTATGAGAAAAAACTCATAGAAGAATTTGATAGCTGCCTGCCTGAGAATCCGCCGTGGAGAAAATAG